AACGCGGATGACCTCGTCGTCGCCCTCGCCTTCACCGGTGAGGTTGTCGCCGGAGTGCAGGATCGAACGGTTCTTGCTGTTGAGGTGACCGTAGTAGACGGTCTCGACGCATTTCCCGCCCGATAACATGAGCACCGAGGCGTCGAGGTCGATCGAGCCCCCGCGCCCGAATCCGCCGCGCACCGGATCCCACCCGAGTCCCATCTGGATGTCGGTGAGTGCCACGCCACCCTCCTTGCGGAGGGTGACCTTCTGGCCTTTCGCCAAGCTCACCGGGGCGCCCTTGCGCATACTGACTTCCGCGGGCTGCGCGGGTGCCGGGGGCGCGGGAGTGGGCGGCGCCGCCGCCGGGGGCGCGGGTGCCGGGGGAGTCGGCGCCGACGGCCGCGAGTAGCTGATCGGCGTGGGCGGGGCGGGCGTCGGTTGCGGCTCGTCGTCGACGCTCACCCCGTGGTCGCGGACCAGGTCGGCGAAACCGCCCGCGTATCCCTGACCGACGGCACGTACCTTCCACTCGCCGTTGCGCCGGTACACCTCGAGGGCGATGACCACCGACTCGCTGGTGAGGCCGGTGACGGTGAAGTCGTACAGCGCCCGGCCCGCTTCGTCGGTGACGTGAGCGACCGGCGGTGCGAAACGGCCGAAGGTCGACGACGCGTCGTCGAGCGTGATGACCGCGCGGACCGCGTCGATGTCTGCAGGTACTCGAGCGGTCGAGATGTGCAGTCGCGCAGAACCTGCGGCGGCCTGTTCCAGCCGGACGCCGGGCCCGGTCGGCTGGTTGTAGAAGACGAAGTCGTCGTCGGTACGCACCACCCCCCGGTCGGTGACCAGCAGGGCCGACAGGTCGGCGGCGGTCGCGAGGTCCACCGTGACGATGACATCGGGGGTCGGCAACGGGCCGTTCTGGCCTTTGGTCAGAGCAGACATCTCCGGGCGATTCCTCATTTCAGTCGGGCCGAATACGCACAGCGTAGTCATGTGAGGCGGCGACCCGCGTCTGAAGACCACCCGACCGAGAGGGGGCGACGACAATACGATGTTGGCTCTTTCGTGGAGGGTGGTTTTCAGCGCCAGGTTGGTCAGTGGGTGTGACCCCGGTCCCAGCAAGGTTCCGATTGGGTATACAGCCTGGTCCCTGGTGCGTAACCGTCCTAGTCTCATGTGTCTGAAGTGACTCAGGAGACAGATGTGAAAGTTGTGACCAGGATCGGCGTGGTGTTCTGCGCGGTGGCGATGTCGATGGTGATCGGCACGGGCTCGGCGACGGCGATACCGCTCCCCGTGCTGCCGCCGCTGCCGGAGCCCTTCGCCACGTGGTTCAAGCCACCGGAACCACTCGACAAGAAGCTCACGAAGAGCTATGCCGCACTGACGAAGTCGATGCGCAAGTCCTTGCCCGGCCAACTCGGGATCGCGATCGTGCCCGTCGGCGGGGACGAGGTCATCTCCCTCGGGTCGCTCAAATCGGGACGTGCATGGTCGACGATGAAGGTTCCGGTGTCGCTCGCCGCGCAGCGCGAGCGCGGTCCGGCGGTCGCCGCGATGGAGGACAAGGCGATCACGTTCTCCGACAACGATGCAGCCGGCGAATTGTGGGGGGTGCTCGGCGGCGGACATGCGTCCGTCGACGCTGTCAGTGCGGTTCTCCGTGAGGGCCACGACGTCCGGACGCACGTGTCCTCCGAGGTCGACAACCCCCCGTCGTACCCCGGTCACACCGCCTGGGCGCTGCGCGACCAGGCGATCTTCGGCGCCCACCTGCCGTGTCTGCCCGACAGCGAACACCTCATCCGGCTGATGAGCGCCGTCGCCCCGAATCAGCAGTGGGGTATCGCGAAGGTGGGGCGCAGTCAGGGAGCGGTGACCGCGGTCAAGGGTGGCTGGGGTCCGGCGACGTCGAAGTCGTCGGCGCACCTGGTGCGGCAACTGGGCATCATCACCACGACCAGCGGCCAGGTCGCGGTGTCGATGGCGGCGATCCCGCGGAGTGGATCGTTCACCGACGGGACCAAGATGCTGACCCGGCTCGGCAATTGGCTCGGAAAGAACCTGGCCGACCTCCCCAAAGGTCGATGCTGATCGCGGGCCGTGACCTCAGGCCG
The genomic region above belongs to Gordonia hongkongensis and contains:
- a CDS encoding TerD family protein, with amino-acid sequence MSALTKGQNGPLPTPDVIVTVDLATAADLSALLVTDRGVVRTDDDFVFYNQPTGPGVRLEQAAAGSARLHISTARVPADIDAVRAVITLDDASSTFGRFAPPVAHVTDEAGRALYDFTVTGLTSESVVIALEVYRRNGEWKVRAVGQGYAGGFADLVRDHGVSVDDEPQPTPAPPTPISYSRPSAPTPPAPAPPAAAPPTPAPPAPAQPAEVSMRKGAPVSLAKGQKVTLRKEGGVALTDIQMGLGWDPVRGGFGRGGSIDLDASVLMLSGGKCVETVYYGHLNSKNRSILHSGDNLTGEGEGDDEVIRVALQSVPPQIDALMFIVTSYRGHTFEKIENAYCRLVDETTSAELARYTLKGGMPFTAVAMAVISRDGGEWKLRAIGDGFNAKTPKKAVPLVGRYL